The Musa acuminata AAA Group cultivar baxijiao chromosome BXJ3-6, Cavendish_Baxijiao_AAA, whole genome shotgun sequence region AGTTCAAGTAGCACTTCTTCATAGTAGTGCTGGCTTGAATTCTAAGTGAAAGATTAGGATGAAGAAGTAAATTGTAGGACAAAAGCAGTCTgcctgcataagttttatgccacACTGAGGGTAATGGGGTTAGCCATTCAAGCATTAAATATCTTAGACAGCAACCAATAGTTTTATCCTCACTTTCTTCTACCTTGTACTTCCCCAGAAACATGGGTTTGGTGATGAAGATCTTTCAACCCAAAAACCTTGGCTGGAAATGAGGGTTGGGAATGCACATGCCTGTGCTGTGATACACTCATGCATGAGGAGGCAGAGGTTGGTGGAGCTTTACAATATAATTGAGACCCATATCAGTCGGATTGGTTGGTGCGGTACCAAGTTTTTGGTTGATTCCTCATCTGGTAGGTTTCCACAATGAATGCCTTCTTTGTGTCTGGCCTATGATTGCAGCACTCGGTTTCAGAAAACAGATGAAGTTGGTGGATGCATTCTACATAGTCACATGTAACTCAAACACAGAGAATTGAACCCCTGGTGCATCTGGTAACCTGTCAACACTTGCATCAAACTGTGGCTGATCCAAGGAACAATGTTTTTGTACATCAGCAGGATCATTTATTTCCCAGTGTTAGCTTCTTGTCATGGATTGTTCTACCTTATCAACCTCATTAGCCTGCCTTCAATATAAGGTTGAGTTTGTGCAGGGGAAGCAATCTGAAAGATTCATCATGAGGGTCCTAAATCAGATGTGGCAGCAACCATCAGCTTAAGGTGAATTAGCACACAGCCTTTACATATAGATAACCAAAACATCATTTGTTTCTCTTGATAACAACAATTTAATTTCTGTTCCCCTGTGCAGTCCAAATCTTTTTCATGGAAATCAAAAGCAATCTCTTATTTATGCATGCACCCACCTGGTGTACAGTAACTGAGGAGAAAATTTTGGTTGAGACCTTGTGTCATCAGCTGGTCTTCCCACAACAATTATTTGCTGCTACAATGACCAGTGCAGTGACAGTCAAGATATTCTAGTTGTCCTTGGAATGTGGGTATATATTCCATAAGCAGTCAACAACACAAACCAACCACAGTGATTAGGTGAGGTAGAACCAAAGCCCCAATAGTCCTCTCCTCTCTCTAGAAGCCCTCCAACCCCCAGCCTTCATTGTGATGAATAAGGCATGATCCATTTGGATTGAGACCATTGGGGATGGTTCCATCAACTGGCATTCCTTTCCcatctttccttttttcttttagtCCTACAGATTGAGAAGCTGGTGAATGAGTCAAGAAAAGGTGGCTAAGCTCTGGAAGGAAGTAAAGAAACTTCTGGTGCCCTTCCCTTCCTCTCTTAAGCTTATTAGGAAGGTCATGAATGAGCCACTTGGTTCAGAGTAAAAGCTGTCATCTTTTGAATCTTGTAGGGTCACATGTGCCAACTTTTCTTGTTTCCTTGAAGCTGGATCACAGTCCAATTGATGGATGGATATCTGCAGGGAGACTGGAAGAGTGTACTGGTGCAGATGGGCATTGAGTGAGTGCAAGTACACAACCTGCTGCTGGAGTCAAGACTCTGGAACATCTCAACATATCTCTCATTACTTCCCTAACCTGTTGATTGTTCTTGTCACcccatctttcttctcttctaaCTTTCTAAGATGCTTGATTGCCTGGCCAGTATGCAACAGTGACTGGTAGGTGAAAAGTATAATAATGACCATGACATTGTGTTTCTGCCCCTGCTTATTTCTAGAGAGACAAAATAGACATTGTTTCCATGTGTGTACTGCATGCAACAGGTGTAATCTATGATGAAATCATGAGGATGATTTACACATGTTTAATCATTAAGATTAGTGGCAATGGAGGTGAGCCAATTCTCATCAGAGGCACATAAAATGAAGAGAAATATAGATGAAAAACTTGACCAGGGTTAACAAATTGGACATGATGACAACCATGATTAGAAGAGAAAAGCTGACATTAATAAGCCTATGACAAAATGGTACCCTAATTTATTGCATGAGATGAGTACTATGGCAAATGTCTTCCCTTGCATTCATGAAGAGTCCAAGGATGGGAGAGAGACTGAAGAAAGATGGGAGATATAGAAGATGTGTATACAAACTATGAAGTAAAATACCAAACACTTTTCTTTTGTGGTGAttcattcttccttcatcaatCAATAGTTACAAACAACTTCTTttacatgaaaaaagaaaaagaatagttgatttatttttttattcatgtgaTGACTATAAAAAGGTGGATAAAAGGTGATCTTTGTCTGCCACATTAAGTTTATCATAAGGCTCCATTAATAGTGTTACTAATCATTTATGTTAATTCCAACTAGATATTAGAGAACTGGCTATCTCTATCCATGATGATGCacaataaatttttatttgagaTAAATACCATGGAAGCTTAATGTTGGCAAACATGAACCTAATACAGAATTGAAGCCAAGTTCAAAGTTGTTCATCCAACTTTAAACATCAATATCTCAGCCTACCCAAACaatatttttgtaatttgaaAGAATTGATGAACAAAGTCACATCTTCATACACATGAATGCATAAAGAATGTTAGGAACACAAGCTTCTCACAAAAGTAAGTCATGGATGACTGCATTGGCTAAGACTGCCAATAAATAAGAATAaagtaattagtaaaaaaaatgaagaaaagctCAACTTGTTCCACAAACAAAGAGGAGAAGGGTTGGTCACCAAATTGATGGATTCTCTCTCTCCACCCCTTTTGCTCCTCCTACACACATAAGTGAGGGTTTCTAGAACCTTTGTGAGATGGGCCATAAAAATATGCAGATTgcaacaaaataatattttatttacacACTGTGTTCTTTTCACATAGGCCATTGCTTTTTGTCTATTGACAGAAATCTCTATACAATTCTTTTGATTTCTATTAAATTTTAGCCCTTGTCTTTAACATCCATTAGTTGGTTTAAGTACAATTTGACATtcactaaatatgaatttaaatgaTATTACCACAATGTGAAtagatcattttttttattttttggttatAATATTCTTCATTCCTTTGATTAAATGTTCACTTTTTGATTGatccctttttttattttgtaaCAAAAAAGAGGATGATTTCATTCATATATGGGAATTAAAAATTGATTAACAAATCAAATTCCATGAATATTAGTGTTATTGAGGTGTTTGGTTGTCAGCATTAGAAGTATGAATGCTAAAAGCAATAATTGCAAGTCATGTTGTAAACAGTGATAAAAGGAGAATTCATTAATAAATAGCTTAAATTTAAAGGATCAATATGCAAAAAAAGGCTTATAGAACAATTGCAGGTCATGTTGTAAATAGCGATAAAGCGATGATTTATTGATAATTAGCTTAAAATTAAAGGACCAATATACAAAAACGCATTAAGAGAATCATGTTGTAAATAGTGATAAAACGAGGATTCATTGATAATTAGCTTAAAATTAAAGGACCAATATACAAAAACGCATTAAGAGAATCATGTTGTAAATAGTGATTAAACGAGGATTCATTGATAATTAGCTTACAATGTAAGGACCAATATGCAAAACAAACAGCCGCAAACCCAGACGTACAGGTAGACCTACCTAACGAATCCAACgccctgctctctctctctctctctctctctgttcttgcACAAAACTCAGTCAAATGATCCTCAAAGGATGGAGTCAATGTGCGTTCACAGCTTCCCTTCTCATATAAATCCATccatcccctctctctctctcttcccttgtTCCACTCCTTCCTTTCCAACTCAGCCTTCTttgtctctatctctctctctctctctcctcctttgcCTCTTCCTTCTCCCATCTCAAGCTGCAGATCACACGGAAGCCCCACTGGTTGTGCTGGTATGGGCAGGTCTCCATGCTGTGAGAAGGCACACACCAACAAAGGAGCATGGACCAAGGAGGAAGACCAGAAGCTCATCTCCTACATCAAAGCCCATGGCGAAGGTTGCTGGAGATCACTCCCAAAAGCTGCAGGTCCTCCTCTCGAGCATCCCATCCTGTGCTGCCACCCAGCTTTTGCTTATGCTTCCGTGCTTGTTTGTACAGGCTTGCTTCGGTGCGGGAAGAGCTGCAGGCTCAGGTGGATCAACTACCTCCGGCCCGACCTCAAGCGCGGAAACTTCACAGAGGAGGAAGATGAACTCATCATCAAGCTCCATGGCCTGCTCGGAAACAAGTGCGTCGCCTTCTTTGGCTTCACCGGTCGATGACAGACCTACGTACACAACAGCTGCTGCTTCTTGTTCGCATGCGTGTAACGTTGATTCGTCGTTGCAGGTGGTCGCTGATAGCGGGGAGATTACCGGGGAGgacggacaacgagatcaagaactactggaacacccacATCAAGCGGAAGCTCCTCAGCCGGGGCATCGACCCCCAGACGCACGGCCCGATCAACGGCGGCGCCACCGCTGCCTTCGCCGCCCCTCACCCATCCGAGCCCGCAGTCCCGAAAGCGTCAGCGACCGACTCCTGCGACGAGACCAACAGCAGCGGAGGCAGCCAGGACGACGACCCGGACGGCTACCTCGACCTCAACCTCGCCCTCTCCATCAGTCTCCCCCACCGCTCCCCCAAGCGCTCCCGACCTTCGGAGCCTCTAACATCCGCCGCAACAAGCAGCAGCCCTCAGGCCATTTGTTTGTGTTGCCATCTGGGTTTCCAGACCGGCGAAGCTTGTAGCTGCCACACCACCCAAAACCCGCCGCATGTACTGAGGGTAATCAGACGCCTGGAAGAAGCTCAACACTAGTTGAGGTTGCATTGTAACTCTGTGATGATACCTTCCCACGGTGTGGAAGTATGTTTTGAGTTACTTTGAACTGCTGAATCAGTGTGCAGTCTCTGTTAAAGCTAAATGTGTTGTTAGGTGCCAAACAAAAGGAGGCCAAAGGTGATAAGAAATGTGTGAAACGCAGCAAGGAATGGTGTTGGGGGCACATCAGCTGAGGCCTTTGTCACCTATACAAGTGTGGCGAACATGTGATGTGCTGTGCGTGGTAGGTTAACCTCATCTGCCATTAATGAGTGGGAAGCGCAAGGGATGGCTTGTGGGGTTTGGTTGGTTAGAGGATGAATGGAGTGTCTCTTGTGCAGTGTGGTGTGGCAGTTGGTAGGATATTAACACTCCACTCTTTCTTTTTGATGTATCCATATATATCTTCATGTTAGAACTGAACACACACACTTGCATGCCAACACAAACTTGCAGATAGGGCTTTTAGATTTCCCTGTAAAAATGCCAAGAATCATATCAGGAAAGGTAGCAGTTGGTAGGCTAATAAATACAGTAGCAAATTAAGCTGTTGGACTACAGTGTCAGGTAACTTGTCAGATCTCTTTGGTCAAactctgctcctcctcctcctcttcttcttcttcttcttcttcttcttcttcttcttcttctctttctctccccctatatatatttatatatccaaAAGTTGACAGCTCATTGGATGCCAGTTTATTCTACTCTTATTAATGCCACCAGTCCTTGGGAGAAGAAAAAACATATGGGTTAGTACTGGTTAGATATGTGTCAGTAATGTCAATAATCAACTTCACATGCAACAGTACTTAGTTCCTGAAAGCATCTATTGATTAACTATAGTATCCACTTGTCGGCCATGGTACTAAGCTCCAATTATCGAGTAGCTTTCACTCCACAGCACACATTTAATTCTAGCAGCTGGTGGTACTATTGCACTTCACTTGAGGAACTGTCGTTGAATCGATCAGCGGAAAGAATGTAGAACAGAAAAAAAATGAGGAAAAAGAAGATGAATCCACGTATCAGAAGCTATTATACCACAAATCATGCATGCAACCATTGTGCTGTGGTGGTTTGGTTCACTGATCTGAGTTCCTAATTCCGGCCTGTATTCCCATGCTCgattcatcttcttctttctactgtattccaTGAAGTTGCCACTGTCGCAGTATTTCCATGTTCTAAATGTGGTCCTCCTCCGGTTCGAGTTATGAACCATAAACCTTGCTGTCCTCTGTCTCAAATAGCGATGTGCGAGACGGTGTTGCAGGTGTTAACCTCATACTTCCTCGAGGTCAAGAGAGGGTGGTTTATTGCAGACCAAGCTTCCATGTTGCATTGGTCCGGCGGAGAGGAGAGGGCCCTACACACTTGCATGCAGCAGCTGTAGCTTCTAAAGTCCTCTACGAtgaggaagaaagagagagagagagagagagagagagagagagaggaaaaacgTCTTTACAAGGGAAAGAAATGGTTTCGAGATTCCTCTCTTGCTTATCCTGAGTGACAATGGAAGGCCTCATGCCGAGCACTGGGACACCTTCCGAAAGCATCAAGCGTACAATGTGTCCACCACTGGCATGACCTTTAGGCGTGAAAAGGCTATTCCCCTTTGACCATCCCACATATGGGTGGAAGATATCGATTCCACAAAATCTACCATGCATTATCCAAGACCTAAAAAATTGGTAATAATGAAAGAATCTCCCATGTTCCTCCTGACCTTTACTCAGCACCTCAGCCCCATGCATCCAAGGATAGTGCAGCAGAGGCCCCATGCAAAGGGGGATTCTGATGCACTGGTTCTGGTTGGAAGGCACAGCCGAGCCTCTCGGTTCTCTGCTACCAACTTGGacaggaagagaagagaagagagagagagaagctggaCATATGCAGAAAGAGGCATTGGACTGGTAGTTGGTGGTTGGTAGCCAAATGACATCACCCAAAGACACAACTACCACTGCCTGTGTTCCATTGAATTCAGGATTGTGCCTGTGATGTCTTTTGCTTCCCTCATGTCCTTCCTTTTTCTGGGGATCTTTAACCTTTGAATCAGTGGATGGCTGTTGGGAAAAGTGTAGGGCTTAGATTCTAGAAGGGCCAAACCCCACCCAACCCTGTTGGTGTTGATGGGTTTGGCTTTATTAGGCTGGAAGCTATCTCCATCAAGGCACCAACAGCTAGAGATATTTTATCCATGCCCTCAAGTAATCAAACACCATGCCCTTTCTAGAGCTCCATGGAGATCTAATTTACACTGAACACTGCTTGTTCTGACATCATACTTATCATGGttcatattccttggagtttaccAGCCTCTTCACTTGTTTTCATATAACATTATGACTTGCTATTGTTATATGTGTGCATATATATTATCTTCTATGCTTAATACTAGTATATGGTGCTGGGACTCGACTCTGGTTTCTTGCCCACCTTCTTCTACCCACCAGCTTGTCCTGCTCCTTATGTGCTTATCGCTTGCTGCTTTATCTCAGCTTTAACACCTGAATCTTCTTGAGAGATCATCTGTGAATAGGAAAAGATACAAGTGCAGTGATTCTGGTGATGGTTGGAAGGAGTAAATGCATATGGTGAGGGAAAGGGAAAGAGGGTGGATTGATGTGCCATGGTTGATGGCCATTCCTGACACACCTCGAGGGAACACTACTTGTTCATTTGTCCTCCACAACATGCTGCACCAACTTGGCTTCTACTTGTACGGTGGAAAACCTTGATCGTAGCCAGGCATCACAGACTTGTCGAATTGATGACAGATGGAGgtagaaagaagaaggaaaattAGGCAAAGCCTGCCTCACAGCAACTGCCAAGATTTCACCAGTGCATCACTGATGAAGTGGCACAGAGGCAACCAAGAAAAGTTTGGTGAATGGAAACTTCCAGTGATGTTTATCATCACATCACCAAAACTCCAAACAGGACAGGAGGAGACGAGTTTCCCTTATTCTCTTGTATTCATGGTTCTTACTTACCAGTGAAACTTTCCTTGGATGTGCAATCTGTTTAGTATTTTGGGCAGAACATTTTAGAGTTCTTGTTGTGGATTCCTTTTCTATTCTCAGCTTATGTTACCATAGAGAGTTTTGTGGATGCTTGAAGTCACCTCTAAACTCAGAAGACTTTGTGGGGATCAAATAGTTCATCAGCATGAATCAAACCATGACAATTCAGTCTCACAAACAAAGCAGAATTGCCAACAAGTTAATATGGCAACTGCAAATGCTTCCGTATACAATTAATAAGCATCATAAATCTAGAAGATGATCCTTCAAACAGAAGACATCAAGCATCCAATGTAGGTCATAGTTTATCTAGAATGGTGTCTCACCTGTAATTCTTCCAACACAGGATTCAATAGCCCAATATTTGTCTTCCTAGAAAAGAAAACATGTTCTCTTAATCATCACTGAAACATTAAGCCTTCTTCCTTCTCTGTGTTCAGTGTGCTCAATAGTTTCACATTCAGCTATGATGTGCCATCTTTGTTTGCAATGCACTTCATCCCTAAGCACTCCACTATccagtttacatcttgatttcaatgtGTCAAACTGAATAATTGACTCATCGTTTTCAATGACACTGGAAATGGACAAAGTAAGGGCTGTGCTAATTCTACACTCCAGCTTAGATGAGAAACTCCAATTGATTCAACAGAGACATGCAGAGCCCACTGAATCCTTTGTGAAACTTCTGCATCAGACAGTAAATGCAAGGTTCAGAGCTCATGTTCAGTTGATGTTTCCATGTAAATAGAACAGGCTCCGaactgcatcatgtaatgatcagATCAGCAACTCTGCAGTCCAAACAACAATCCTTGTTATAACATAACAAGAAACTGAATGATAAGGGACCAGACAACctaaggaagaaatctacaatgaaTCTTCTCAATATAAACAAAGAAATAAGAAGCTACACCGAATCAACGGAACGATAGTCGATCAAGAGATTCACCTTCGATATGGCCAAACAGCAGAGCTAAAGGGATGAACTTGGCTGTGCTTGGAGATGATGACTTGAGATAAGTGGAAGCCCACGGCCCGGCTTTCAGTAGCTCCACATGCTGGCCAAGCGGCAAAGGACCGGTTCGGCCCAAAGTAGTGTGGAAAAGAACCGAACCCGAGTCAGGCCGTCATTAATTTCAATTCGAGTCAAATTGGAAAGCGCTTTGTACGAAATATGAAGCCTTTTATCTTGCACGTTTATGTGAAGTCTAGTGGGAAGAAAACCGGACCGGAGTTGACTCCGGTTCGGCTCAAATTTTTCTGTAGATTTTTCAATAAGACTTGAGATGGACTTATATGAAAATTTATAAGATGTGAGGGACTAATGTGGAAATGAAGCTTTCTATTGTCCACGTTCGCAATATATTGTCGTCTCCCTCTCCCAATTATAACGTCTTGTAATAGTATTACGCAACCCGAAGCACATGGCCGAGGTGAGCCAGAGCAAGGCAGCTGCGGTGGCGGCGACCGAGGAGGTCGTGGTCGGGAAGGTGGCGCTGACGCCGACGGACGAGGTGGTTAAGCAACTGGATGTGGTACCTGCTCCGGAGGTTGTGAAAGGGCCAAAGAAGGTGGCATTACTGTCGGCACTGGCCGCCGAGGCGGCGGCTGAGGCGGAGGAGAAGCGGGCATGTGGCGCGGAGAAGGAGGCCGCGGAGAAGGCTGCCTCCGTCTTCCAGGCCGTCTCCTTCAAGGAGGAGAGCAGCCTCGTTGCTGACCTCGAGGACCACGATAAGAAGGCCCTCGATGAGATGAAGCAACTCGTACGGGCCGCCCTCGCCAGCCGCGAGTTCTCTTCCGCTCCGCCTCCACCAGCAGCCTCATTGGCCAAGGAGGCAAAGCTCGAGGAGCCGCCCGCATCTACCCTTGTGGAAGCGCCGCCGAAGCCCGCGACCGAGACGCCGGCTCCACCGAGCAGGCTGGCGGAGGACGACGAGGCCCCGGAACAGCAATCGGCGGCGGATAAGAATACCGTCACGGCGAACGAGGATGGGGCCAAGACGCTGGAAGCCATAGAGGAAACCGTGGTCTCCGTCGCCGCCACTCCTCCACCCGAGGAGGCCATGACTCCAGTGGCTGCTGAGGAGGAAGCGGAGAAGACCGATGCGACCGCCGCGGCGTCGGCCGCGAAGGAGGTCCTCATCTGGGGCATCCCACTTCTGGTCGACGAGAGGAGCGACACTGTGCTCATCAAGTTCCTCCGTGCGAGGGACTTCAAGGCGAAGGAAGCCATGGCCATGCTCAAGAACGCCGTGCTCTGGAGGGAGGAGTTCGGCATCGAGGCCCTCCTATCGGAGGACCTCGGCGTCCCGGAGCTGGAAAGGGCGGTGTTCATGCACGGCGCCGACAGAGCCGGCCACCCCGTGTGCTACAACGTCTACGGGGAACTCCAAAGCAAGGAGCTCTACGCGCTGGCTTTCGctgacgagaagaagaagaagcggttCTTGAGGTGGAGGATCCAGTTCCTGGAGAAGGGCATCCGGAATCTGCTGGACTTCACTCCAGGCGGAATCTCGACGATGGTGCAGGTCGCTGATCTCAAGAACTCGACCGGCCCGGCCAAGGAACTCCGCCATGCCTTCGCTCTGCTCCAAGATAACTACCCGGAGTTCGTCGCCAAGCAGGTAGCTGgagttccttcttcttcttccattgttTCCAAAGATTTCTTAGTTGAACAAAGTGGTGGATTGAATCTTCTTTTCACCAAAATTGCATTTTGATGAATGGATCGAATAAAAAAGATGCAAAGAAATTTGATCTGTGGAGTTGAATTGGTCTCTGCATGCCTATATTTTCGTCTATTCAATAATTGTTTGAATGCTGACACATTCTGTGTTGCCATCGTTAGATATTCATCAATGTTCCATGGTGGTATTTGGCCTTCAATCGGATGATGAGCCCCTTCTTCACGCAGAGGACCAGGAGCAAGTTCGTCTTCGCAAGGCCCTCAAACACAGCCGAGACGCTCTCCAAGTTAGCAGCATCTGTCAATATTGTCTTCTGCCTTCACCTTGCTCCACCATAGTTTGGTTGTCCTGATGCACA contains the following coding sequences:
- the LOC135640056 gene encoding myb-related protein 308-like — protein: MGRSPCCEKAHTNKGAWTKEEDQKLISYIKAHGEGCWRSLPKAAGLLRCGKSCRLRWINYLRPDLKRGNFTEEEDELIIKLHGLLGNKWSLIAGRLPGRTDNEIKNYWNTHIKRKLLSRGIDPQTHGPINGGATAAFAAPHPSEPAVPKASATDSCDETNSSGGSQDDDPDGYLDLNLALSISLPHRSPKRSRPSEPLTSAATSSSPQAICLCCHLGFQTGEACSCHTTQNPPHVLRVIRRLEEAQH
- the LOC103987195 gene encoding patellin-3 encodes the protein MAEVSQSKAAAVAATEEVVVGKVALTPTDEVVKQLDVVPAPEVVKGPKKVALLSALAAEAAAEAEEKRACGAEKEAAEKAASVFQAVSFKEESSLVADLEDHDKKALDEMKQLVRAALASREFSSAPPPPAASLAKEAKLEEPPASTLVEAPPKPATETPAPPSRLAEDDEAPEQQSAADKNTVTANEDGAKTLEAIEETVVSVAATPPPEEAMTPVAAEEEAEKTDATAAASAAKEVLIWGIPLLVDERSDTVLIKFLRARDFKAKEAMAMLKNAVLWREEFGIEALLSEDLGVPELERAVFMHGADRAGHPVCYNVYGELQSKELYALAFADEKKKKRFLRWRIQFLEKGIRNLLDFTPGGISTMVQVADLKNSTGPAKELRHAFALLQDNYPEFVAKQIFINVPWWYLAFNRMMSPFFTQRTRSKFVFARPSNTAETLSKYIAPEQVPVRYGGLSKENDPDFTSSDAVTEITIKPSVRQAIEIQVTEKCLLVWELRVLGWEVTYGAEFVPRSENGYTVIVQKERKLVAADEPVLKGSFKIGEAGKIVLTVHHSGSKRKKLLYRYKIKSSAEST